In Nostoc sp. GT001, a genomic segment contains:
- a CDS encoding histidine triad nucleotide-binding protein — protein MSESTETIFSKIIRREIPADIVYEDNLALAFKDIHPQAPVHILVIPKKTIATLADAESEDHAVLGHLLLTAKRVAEEAGLKNGYRVVINAGDDGGQTVHHLHLHILGGRQLDWPPG, from the coding sequence ATGAGTGAAAGTACAGAAACGATTTTCAGCAAAATCATTCGTCGGGAAATTCCCGCTGATATTGTTTATGAGGATAATTTAGCCCTGGCATTCAAAGACATCCATCCCCAAGCGCCCGTTCACATCCTCGTCATTCCCAAAAAAACCATTGCGACACTAGCTGACGCTGAATCTGAGGATCATGCTGTGTTGGGGCATCTTTTGTTAACTGCTAAACGTGTTGCAGAAGAAGCTGGACTAAAAAATGGTTATCGAGTCGTCATCAATGCTGGTGATGACGGCGGTCAAACAGTCCATCACTTACATTTGCATATTTTGGGAGGGCGGCAGTTGGATTGGCCCCCTGGTTGA
- a CDS encoding RibD family protein — translation MSAIQTTLVLAMTADGKISAVDPKAPREPNVVDYAHLEYQVSLADLILVGAGTIRAEGGTFAISDRELLAAREVRGQSPQPITCVVSGSLDLSPDLPFLSQDIERWIFTTRTALERSSDTTTLQKLAELIDLGDTDLDWDRAYTLMAERGIRKIVALGGGSLTAALVKAGRIDDWWLTIWPVIFGGKHAPSPVEGEGFLPDVAPHLQLIETRQVGSDLFLHYRTVK, via the coding sequence ATGTCAGCTATCCAAACAACTTTGGTTCTTGCCATGACGGCCGATGGAAAAATTAGTGCCGTAGATCCGAAAGCGCCCCGTGAACCTAATGTAGTCGATTATGCACACCTGGAATATCAAGTCTCTCTTGCCGATCTAATCCTGGTAGGAGCAGGGACAATTCGGGCTGAGGGGGGAACCTTTGCAATTAGCGATCGCGAATTGTTGGCAGCACGTGAGGTTCGGGGTCAGTCTCCTCAGCCGATTACTTGCGTTGTTTCAGGTTCTCTTGACCTATCGCCGGACTTGCCTTTTTTGAGTCAGGACATTGAGCGATGGATATTTACCACACGGACTGCTTTAGAGCGCAGTTCTGATACAACAACTTTGCAAAAACTGGCTGAGTTAATTGATTTGGGAGATACAGACCTGGACTGGGATCGAGCCTACACCTTGATGGCAGAGCGGGGTATTCGCAAAATCGTTGCTTTGGGAGGTGGCTCTTTAACAGCTGCTCTAGTCAAGGCAGGACGAATTGACGATTGGTGGTTGACCATTTGGCCGGTCATTTTTGGAGGAAAGCACGCCCCTAGCCCAGTGGAGGGAGAGGGTTTTCTTCCCGATGTTGCTCCTCATCTCCAACTCATAGAAACTCGTCAGGTTGGAAGTGATTTGTTTTTACATTACCGCACGGTTAAGTGA
- a CDS encoding CYTH domain-containing protein, with protein MAKEIERKYLVRGDSWRGLAEGSVYRQGYIATQDKATVRIRIVGEKSYLTIKGPNIKYSRLEFEYPIPVKDAQEILETLCQRPFIEKTRYKIESGGLIWEIDEFDGVNKGLILAEVELTDENQQFELPTWIGQEVSDDSRYFNSNLVKYPFSQW; from the coding sequence ATGGCGAAAGAAATAGAGCGGAAATATTTAGTGAGAGGAGATAGCTGGAGAGGATTAGCTGAAGGTAGTGTATATCGTCAAGGATACATTGCTACACAAGACAAAGCAACTGTACGTATACGTATAGTAGGGGAAAAAAGTTATTTGACTATTAAAGGCCCCAATATTAAATATTCGAGATTAGAGTTTGAATATCCTATTCCTGTTAAAGATGCTCAAGAAATACTTGAGACATTATGTCAACGTCCCTTTATAGAAAAAACCAGATATAAAATAGAGTCTGGTGGTTTGATTTGGGAAATAGATGAGTTTGATGGTGTTAATAAAGGACTGATATTAGCAGAAGTTGAACTCACTGATGAAAATCAGCAATTTGAATTACCAACCTGGATTGGACAAGAAGTTTCTGATGACTCCAGATACTTTAACAGCAATTTAGTAAAATACCCATTTTCACAATGGTAA
- a CDS encoding helix-turn-helix transcriptional regulator, with product MTIKKPLLIKQPEVRKFIRELCGTTSLTQEQFAASLGITYSTVNRWEKGHAKPSSLAMQKIEGMLKDMGELGQKVSVKYLSN from the coding sequence ATGACAATTAAGAAACCTTTGCTAATCAAGCAACCGGAAGTTAGAAAGTTCATCCGTGAACTTTGTGGCACAACTAGTCTTACCCAAGAACAGTTTGCAGCATCTTTAGGTATAACTTATTCGACGGTAAACCGTTGGGAGAAAGGACATGCCAAACCTTCATCTCTAGCTATGCAAAAGATTGAGGGAATGTTAAAGGATATGGGTGAACTGGGGCAGAAAGTGTCGGTGAAGTATTTGTCGAATTAG
- a CDS encoding DUF6875 domain-containing protein, whose amino-acid sequence MQLYTTREIEQLQQHEDLSALIEIMEWVKNFLGRSHPNLGRPGAVCPFVPYSLKSNSIRLAVIHTKDLYPEQLEEIVGRYRDIFLQIDAKEQTLAMNKAFLLIFPDIHIEDASKVIDSVQQKLKPLFVESGLMIGEFHKRNDCPGLHNPKFRPLRSPIPLLAIRFMVEADLPFLQNPADPHLRIRYLEAYLKNFEHKFTDETKFKNAHLALALAKEQIKQENLVSSYI is encoded by the coding sequence ATGCAACTCTATACAACTCGTGAAATTGAACAACTCCAGCAACATGAAGACCTTTCTGCCTTAATTGAAATTATGGAGTGGGTGAAAAATTTTTTAGGAAGGTCTCATCCTAACTTAGGTAGACCCGGCGCAGTTTGCCCCTTTGTACCTTACTCTCTCAAATCAAATAGTATTCGTCTAGCAGTTATTCATACAAAAGATTTGTATCCAGAACAATTAGAAGAGATTGTTGGACGGTATCGAGATATATTTCTGCAAATAGATGCTAAAGAGCAGACATTAGCAATGAATAAAGCTTTTTTACTTATTTTTCCTGACATCCATATAGAAGACGCTTCTAAAGTAATAGATAGTGTCCAACAAAAACTTAAACCTTTGTTTGTTGAGTCAGGACTGATGATCGGAGAATTTCATAAACGTAATGACTGTCCTGGTCTACACAACCCAAAATTCCGTCCACTTCGTAGCCCTATCCCCTTGTTGGCTATCCGGTTCATGGTTGAAGCTGACCTCCCCTTTCTTCAGAATCCGGCCGACCCACACTTACGTATTCGGTATTTAGAAGCTTATTTAAAGAATTTTGAGCATAAATTTACAGATGAAACAAAGTTTAAAAATGCTCATCTAGCATTGGCTTTAGCAAAAGAACAAATTAAACAAGAAAATTTGGTGAGTTCTTATATATAA
- a CDS encoding DNA-directed RNA polymerase subunit omega: MLKRSKFETTQSQIMHRAEDLISAASNRYRITVQVANRAKRRRYEDFESNEDAMMKPVLRAIIEMSDELTQPEIIGEL; encoded by the coding sequence ATGCTAAAGCGCTCTAAGTTCGAGACAACTCAATCTCAGATTATGCACCGTGCTGAGGATCTGATTAGTGCAGCCTCAAATCGATACCGCATTACGGTTCAGGTAGCAAATCGTGCTAAACGTCGGCGTTACGAAGACTTTGAAAGTAACGAAGATGCGATGATGAAGCCAGTGCTAAGAGCAATAATCGAAATGTCCGATGAATTGACTCAACCAGAAATTATCGGCGAACTATAA
- a CDS encoding M28 family peptidase, with product MRKWIWLMLLVLMTVAVLGSRGSTFFEQRPSPTIVERIPVKTLESQPKSREVDITPQVSTDKLLNHIQKLNFQRYTPKERSLTRIYITAELKKAGWKPKLEKFSDGVNIFAERPGTNKAAKAILVAAHYDTVASSPGADDNASGVAVVLEVARLLGSRPTPRTLQLAFFDQEEAGLLGSQAFVSKTARLQNLGGAIVMDMVGYACYTSGCQKYPAGLPVTPPSDKGDFLVVVGDTEHLSLLNAFQNSQNIPSTALNKEESMPAVLTLPIPFKGLLTPDTLRSDHAPFWYQGVGAVLVTDTANLRTPHYHEPSDVPATIERSFFTGAAQIVVNATSTLLEKDQVLETQPLS from the coding sequence ATGAGAAAATGGATTTGGCTGATGCTGTTGGTGCTGATGACGGTTGCCGTGTTGGGTAGCAGAGGTAGCACGTTTTTTGAACAGCGTCCCTCACCGACAATTGTTGAGCGGATTCCAGTGAAAACACTCGAATCACAGCCAAAGTCAAGGGAAGTTGACATTACCCCGCAAGTGTCTACTGACAAGCTGTTAAACCATATCCAAAAGTTGAATTTTCAGCGCTACACCCCAAAAGAGCGATCGCTTACTCGCATTTATATTACAGCTGAACTGAAAAAAGCTGGCTGGAAACCTAAATTAGAAAAGTTCTCTGACGGTGTGAATATTTTTGCCGAACGTCCAGGAACTAATAAAGCCGCGAAAGCAATTCTTGTAGCAGCGCATTACGACACTGTTGCCTCTTCCCCTGGTGCTGATGATAATGCTAGTGGTGTAGCTGTAGTGCTGGAAGTCGCCCGGTTACTCGGTTCTCGTCCTACGCCACGGACGTTACAGCTAGCTTTTTTTGACCAAGAGGAAGCAGGACTTTTGGGTAGTCAGGCTTTTGTGAGTAAGACAGCACGCCTGCAAAATTTAGGCGGAGCGATCGTTATGGATATGGTAGGTTACGCTTGTTACACTTCTGGATGCCAGAAATACCCTGCTGGATTGCCTGTTACGCCACCTAGTGACAAGGGCGATTTTTTAGTGGTAGTTGGTGATACAGAACATTTGTCTTTGTTGAATGCCTTTCAAAACTCACAAAACATCCCCTCAACCGCCCTGAATAAAGAAGAATCAATGCCAGCAGTTCTAACACTACCAATTCCTTTTAAAGGTTTACTGACACCAGATACCCTACGCAGCGACCATGCACCGTTTTGGTATCAAGGTGTGGGTGCTGTGCTAGTGACAGATACCGCAAATTTACGTACTCCGCACTATCATGAACCTAGCGATGTACCAGCGACTATCGAGCGATCGTTCTTCACTGGAGCAGCACAAATTGTAGTTAATGCGACTAGTACCTTATTAGAAAAAGACCAGGTTTTGGAAACTCAACCACTAAGCTAA
- a CDS encoding glycoside hydrolase family 13 protein, which translates to MQIQTPDWVKHAVFYQIFPDRFARSKQPRKRLLQEARWEDWDSMPTLQGYKGGDLWGIMEDLDYIQNLGINAIYFTPIFQSASNHRYHTHDYYQVDPMLGGNEAFKELLDAAHQRNIKVVLDGVFNHSSRGFFFFHDVLENGPHSPWVNWFKIEGWPLSAYNGDFPANYVGWAGNRALPEFNHDNPEVREYIMEIAEYWIKFGIDGWRLDVPFEIKTPGFWQEFRDRVKAINPEAYIVGEVWGDSRQWLDGTQFDGVMNYLFAGPTIAFAAGDRVVLEQVQSRDYQPYPPLFAAEYATKIQEVLQLYPWEIQLTQLNLLASHDTARLMTIAGGDIASIELSTLLLLTFPGAPSIYYGDEVGLPGGIDPDSRRGFPLESNWNQEIFNTHRQLITLRQNYPALRTGDYQVLHAQGQLYIFARTLGTEELIIAVNAGTSSATGNADVSTLHTQPNKLLYGNAEVEWNDKGDQQLSLTVPARSGCILGVGSRE; encoded by the coding sequence ATGCAAATTCAAACACCAGACTGGGTGAAGCACGCTGTTTTCTACCAAATCTTCCCAGATCGTTTTGCCAGAAGCAAACAGCCGCGCAAACGGTTATTGCAAGAAGCCCGTTGGGAAGATTGGGACTCTATGCCAACTCTCCAGGGCTATAAAGGCGGCGATTTATGGGGCATTATGGAGGATTTAGATTACATCCAGAATTTGGGGATTAACGCGATTTATTTCACGCCCATTTTTCAATCTGCCAGTAATCATCGCTATCATACCCACGATTATTATCAAGTTGACCCGATGTTAGGGGGCAACGAAGCTTTTAAGGAATTGCTCGATGCAGCCCATCAACGGAATATCAAAGTTGTTCTGGATGGGGTGTTTAACCATTCCAGCCGGGGCTTTTTCTTTTTCCACGACGTTTTAGAGAATGGCCCCCATTCACCTTGGGTAAATTGGTTCAAAATTGAAGGCTGGCCGCTTTCAGCATACAATGGTGATTTCCCTGCCAACTACGTGGGTTGGGCGGGAAATCGTGCTTTGCCAGAATTTAACCACGATAATCCAGAAGTACGAGAATACATTATGGAAATTGCCGAATATTGGATTAAATTCGGCATTGATGGTTGGCGATTGGATGTACCATTTGAAATAAAAACTCCTGGTTTTTGGCAGGAATTTCGCGATCGCGTCAAAGCTATCAATCCCGAAGCTTATATTGTGGGCGAAGTGTGGGGAGATTCCCGCCAGTGGCTAGATGGGACGCAATTTGACGGTGTGATGAATTATCTATTTGCCGGGCCAACCATTGCCTTTGCGGCAGGCGATCGCGTAGTCTTAGAACAAGTCCAAAGCCGCGACTATCAACCGTACCCACCGTTATTTGCTGCCGAGTACGCCACCAAAATCCAAGAAGTACTGCAACTTTACCCTTGGGAAATTCAGCTAACTCAACTCAATTTGCTTGCAAGTCACGATACAGCCCGATTGATGACAATTGCAGGCGGCGATATAGCCAGTATAGAATTGTCAACTCTACTACTACTCACCTTTCCCGGTGCCCCCAGCATTTACTATGGTGATGAAGTTGGCTTACCTGGTGGAATTGATCCCGACTCACGTCGTGGTTTTCCTTTAGAGAGTAACTGGAATCAGGAAATTTTTAATACTCACCGTCAATTAATTACCCTGCGTCAAAATTACCCAGCCTTGCGTACAGGTGATTACCAAGTTCTCCATGCTCAAGGGCAACTTTATATATTTGCACGAACTTTAGGCACAGAAGAATTGATAATTGCTGTTAACGCTGGCACAAGTTCGGCAACAGGGAATGCAGATGTCTCCACTTTGCATACTCAACCCAACAAACTTTTATATGGTAATGCTGAAGTTGAGTGGAATGATAAAGGAGATCAACAGTTGTCATTGACTGTTCCCGCACGGAGTGGCTGCATTCTGGGAGTGGGGAGTAGGGAGTAG
- a CDS encoding DUF1818 family protein, whose protein sequence is MERVVKTGSGWRIGWNPDTPEFKGLVGTDDWAIELTEAELNDFCRLLAQLADTMKQLATELMEEEKITCEAESDLLWMEVEGYPHDYSLRFILNTGRCVEGKWNASAVPDLLQASGMLKVF, encoded by the coding sequence ATGGAACGCGTTGTCAAAACCGGATCGGGTTGGCGTATTGGCTGGAACCCCGATACACCGGAGTTTAAAGGTTTAGTTGGTACAGATGATTGGGCAATTGAGTTAACCGAAGCCGAGTTAAATGATTTTTGTCGTCTACTAGCACAGCTAGCAGACACCATGAAGCAACTCGCAACTGAATTGATGGAAGAGGAAAAAATTACTTGTGAAGCCGAAAGCGATTTATTATGGATGGAAGTGGAAGGCTACCCTCATGATTACAGCCTTCGCTTCATCTTGAATACAGGGCGATGTGTAGAAGGTAAATGGAATGCTTCTGCTGTTCCAGATTTACTGCAAGCTAGTGGGATGCTTAAGGTTTTTTAA
- a CDS encoding fasciclin domain-containing protein — MADLVETAIAAGNFNTLIKAAEAVNFIETLKSPGSFTLFAPTDEAFANLPEGTLDALLQDIPKLQKIVAYHIASGDVRSDDLVQINEAETLEGSIVAIESADGKFKVNNANVLKTDILADNGVIHVIDAVLIPAMVAGK, encoded by the coding sequence ATGGCTGACCTTGTGGAAACTGCGATCGCAGCAGGTAATTTCAATACTCTAATAAAAGCTGCTGAAGCTGTAAATTTTATAGAAACTTTGAAAAGCCCTGGTTCTTTCACGCTCTTTGCACCAACTGACGAAGCTTTTGCTAATCTCCCAGAGGGAACTTTAGACGCGCTACTACAAGATATCCCCAAGCTCCAGAAAATTGTGGCGTATCATATCGCTAGTGGGGATGTTAGGTCTGATGATTTGGTACAGATTAACGAGGCAGAGACGCTTGAAGGGTCAATTGTCGCCATTGAATCTGCCGACGGTAAATTTAAGGTGAATAACGCCAATGTCCTCAAAACAGATATTCTGGCAGACAATGGCGTGATCCACGTTATTGATGCGGTGTTGATACCTGCAATGGTGGCAGGGAAGTAA
- the namA gene encoding NADPH dehydrogenase NamA, translated as MAHLFEPFKIREVVFRNRIAVSPMCQYSSTNGYANDWHVIHLASRAVGGAGIVFTEAAAVEPRGRISPQDLGIWSDSHIETLAKTVALIHNFGAVAGIQLAHAGRKASTAKPSKGGKALDESQEGWRPLVSSSAIAFSQDSPVPEALNLEGIQEIIDAFVQAAKRSLEAGFKVVEIHAAHGYLLHQFLSPLSNHRQDDYGGSFENRTRLLKEVVQAVREVWPQTHPLWVRISATDWVDNGWDIDQSIVLSDKLKSLGVDLIDTSSGGIIPGVHIPIKPGYQTQFAERIRREANIQTGAVGLITSPEQADEIIRTEVADIVLLGRELLRNPYWPHLAAKQLGHDKLWPVQYDRAWL; from the coding sequence ATGGCACATCTATTTGAACCATTCAAGATTCGTGAAGTTGTTTTTCGCAACCGCATCGCCGTTTCACCGATGTGTCAATATTCCAGTACAAATGGATATGCTAATGATTGGCACGTTATTCATCTAGCTTCTCGCGCAGTTGGCGGTGCAGGTATAGTGTTCACAGAGGCGGCAGCTGTAGAGCCACGTGGACGGATTAGCCCGCAAGATTTGGGAATTTGGTCAGATTCACATATCGAAACTTTAGCCAAGACTGTGGCATTAATTCATAACTTTGGGGCTGTTGCAGGTATTCAACTTGCTCATGCAGGTAGAAAAGCCAGCACTGCCAAACCGAGTAAAGGAGGCAAAGCACTAGATGAATCTCAGGAAGGTTGGCGGCCCTTAGTTTCGAGTAGTGCGATCGCTTTTAGCCAAGATAGCCCAGTTCCAGAAGCCCTAAATCTTGAGGGAATTCAAGAAATTATTGACGCCTTTGTTCAAGCTGCCAAACGTTCTCTAGAAGCTGGTTTCAAGGTAGTGGAAATCCATGCTGCCCACGGTTATCTACTGCACCAATTTCTTTCACCTCTTTCTAACCACCGTCAAGATGATTATGGTGGCAGCTTTGAAAACCGGACTCGTCTGCTCAAAGAAGTAGTTCAAGCAGTCCGAGAGGTTTGGCCTCAAACACATCCACTCTGGGTACGCATTTCCGCCACCGATTGGGTAGACAATGGCTGGGACATAGATCAAAGTATCGTTTTAAGTGACAAACTCAAGTCTTTAGGAGTGGATCTGATCGACACTTCATCAGGCGGTATCATACCGGGCGTTCATATCCCAATTAAACCTGGTTATCAGACTCAGTTTGCCGAACGCATCCGCCGCGAAGCTAATATTCAGACAGGAGCCGTGGGCTTAATTACATCCCCTGAACAAGCTGACGAGATTATTCGTACAGAAGTCGCTGATATAGTCCTGTTAGGACGTGAACTACTCCGCAATCCTTACTGGCCACATCTGGCAGCCAAACAACTGGGACACGATAAACTCTGGCCTGTTCAATACGATCGCGCTTGGCTGTAA
- a CDS encoding ABC transporter ATP-binding protein has translation MAKLELKNLNKTYSPKVVPVKDVSLTVDNHEFLTLLGPSGCGKSTVLRMIAGLEEPTRGQIQIGDVDVTYKRAADRNIAMVFQSYALYPHMTVYENLASGLKLKKVPPTEIKQRVAEVAEVLGLAELMNRKPGQMSGGQRQRVAVGRALVRNADVYLLDEPLSNLDALLRERVRADIKQIFAAQKVPVVYVTHDQTEAMTLSTKVALLNDGYVQQLDPPDRIYNHPANLFVAGFVGSPQMNLLTLPCKGQYAILGNFQILLPNIPTVPPQIVLGIRPENVRIAQPGDTQTIQGRVFLVENLGMHYLVSVRVEGSQTGAITVRALLPTDQNWSNEDITLALPPEDIHWFDVQSGHALVKRQMLS, from the coding sequence ATGGCTAAACTCGAACTTAAAAACTTGAATAAAACCTACAGTCCTAAAGTCGTCCCTGTTAAAGACGTTAGCTTAACTGTAGATAACCATGAGTTTCTCACTTTACTTGGACCTTCTGGCTGTGGCAAATCCACCGTCCTACGCATGATTGCGGGTCTTGAAGAACCGACTCGCGGTCAGATCCAGATTGGGGATGTAGATGTCACCTATAAACGAGCAGCCGATCGCAATATTGCAATGGTGTTTCAAAGTTATGCACTCTATCCCCACATGACGGTGTACGAAAACCTCGCTTCTGGACTGAAGCTGAAAAAAGTACCACCGACAGAAATTAAACAGCGAGTGGCAGAAGTGGCAGAAGTTTTAGGATTAGCAGAGTTAATGAACCGTAAGCCTGGTCAGATGTCTGGAGGTCAACGGCAACGGGTTGCTGTCGGTCGTGCTTTGGTGCGTAATGCCGATGTCTACCTGCTGGATGAACCTTTAAGTAACCTGGATGCACTATTGCGGGAAAGAGTCCGAGCCGATATCAAGCAAATTTTTGCCGCCCAAAAAGTGCCAGTTGTCTACGTTACCCACGACCAAACTGAAGCGATGACGCTCTCTACGAAAGTTGCATTGCTCAACGATGGCTATGTCCAGCAACTCGACCCGCCTGACCGCATCTATAACCATCCCGCTAATCTATTTGTGGCTGGATTTGTTGGTAGTCCGCAAATGAATTTGTTGACTTTACCTTGTAAGGGACAATACGCAATCTTGGGTAATTTCCAAATACTTCTCCCAAATATACCAACTGTACCACCGCAGATTGTTCTGGGAATCCGCCCAGAAAATGTCCGCATTGCTCAACCAGGTGATACCCAGACTATTCAAGGGCGAGTGTTTTTAGTAGAAAATTTGGGTATGCACTATTTGGTTAGTGTCAGGGTTGAGGGTTCACAAACTGGAGCAATTACGGTACGTGCTTTGTTGCCAACAGACCAAAATTGGAGTAATGAGGATATTACATTAGCATTGCCCCCTGAAGATATTCACTGGTTTGATGTGCAATCTGGCCATGCTCTTGTTAAGAGACAAATGTTAAGTTAA
- a CDS encoding alpha/beta hydrolase, whose product MGKSWRSLKTVAGFFSAIALTQFGTNTSAIAADTVVMRFGLFTESISVTELQKAVKTGELPGSLQSLSEEQRRFFLGALGMNIPMNVVTLDRLINTQIGTTILSDFATALARKDKAGVQALRAGLVLGSTAPQGLSILSFIAAYPSKRLEIDLPKAFAVAGNLNTAFWRTQQFMLAIAPQLDPITAHPRTPQIAFPFDPSQPGSAQVKILNLNLNDQKRDRKIPVDIYWSTAATPDKPVIVFSHGFASVRTDLRYLAEHLASHGYVVAALEHPGSNAANIDLALQGKTRVMKPQEFLNRPQDISFVLDELAKLNQTANHPLQGKLATTNAMVVGYSFGGGTALALAGAELQLERLKQRCKKNLTILSLGENMQCIAQELPENSYQLRDPRIKQAIAFNPTTSLIFGETGLTKIQVPTIVLAGSADKTTPALTEQIVGFEKIPSPKSLVGIIGGTHLSVKDPSTTLDQIGQPNTPISGGEVVGEQAADVRKYVKALTLAFAFQMTPEAKNYAIFLTPDYAQFASTAAFPFRLITQIPPDAMAVVKEFVEK is encoded by the coding sequence ATGGGAAAAAGTTGGAGAAGTCTTAAGACAGTTGCAGGTTTTTTTAGCGCCATCGCACTTACACAGTTCGGGACAAATACTTCGGCCATTGCAGCTGACACAGTTGTTATGCGTTTCGGTTTATTTACAGAATCCATCTCTGTTACTGAGTTGCAAAAGGCTGTAAAAACAGGGGAATTGCCTGGGAGTTTACAGTCTTTATCTGAAGAACAACGCCGCTTCTTCTTGGGGGCGCTGGGCATGAATATACCTATGAATGTTGTCACACTTGATAGGTTAATTAATACGCAGATTGGTACAACTATTCTCAGTGACTTCGCTACAGCCTTAGCCCGAAAAGACAAAGCTGGGGTACAAGCACTGAGGGCAGGATTGGTATTAGGTTCTACTGCACCGCAAGGTCTTTCTATACTGAGTTTTATTGCTGCTTATCCCAGTAAACGCTTAGAAATTGATTTGCCAAAGGCTTTCGCTGTTGCAGGGAATTTAAATACAGCTTTTTGGCGTACCCAGCAATTCATGTTAGCGATCGCTCCCCAACTCGACCCCATAACAGCACATCCGAGAACACCGCAGATTGCTTTCCCTTTTGATCCCAGCCAACCAGGAAGCGCCCAAGTAAAAATACTCAACTTAAATCTGAACGATCAAAAGCGCGACCGCAAAATTCCAGTTGATATTTACTGGTCAACTGCTGCAACTCCCGACAAACCCGTAATTGTCTTTTCTCACGGTTTCGCGTCAGTCCGCACGGACTTGCGTTACTTAGCAGAACATTTAGCATCCCACGGTTATGTAGTAGCAGCTTTAGAACATCCCGGTAGTAATGCGGCAAATATTGATTTAGCATTACAAGGCAAAACCAGAGTTATGAAGCCTCAAGAGTTTTTAAATCGCCCTCAAGATATTAGTTTTGTCCTCGACGAATTAGCAAAACTCAACCAAACAGCTAATCATCCCCTGCAAGGGAAACTTGCAACTACAAACGCGATGGTTGTTGGCTATTCTTTTGGTGGTGGTACAGCTTTAGCGCTTGCTGGAGCCGAGTTACAACTAGAACGTCTCAAACAACGCTGTAAAAAGAACCTGACTATCTTGAGTTTGGGAGAAAATATGCAGTGCATCGCTCAAGAACTACCAGAAAATAGCTATCAACTACGAGATCCCAGAATCAAACAAGCGATCGCTTTCAATCCGACAACTTCTCTGATTTTTGGCGAAACTGGGTTAACTAAAATACAAGTTCCTACCATCGTGTTAGCAGGTTCCGCCGATAAAACCACCCCAGCTTTAACTGAACAAATTGTCGGATTTGAAAAAATCCCATCCCCAAAATCGCTAGTTGGTATAATTGGGGGTACTCATCTCAGTGTCAAAGACCCCAGCACCACATTAGATCAGATCGGACAACCAAATACACCGATTAGTGGCGGTGAAGTTGTCGGTGAACAAGCAGCAGATGTTCGCAAGTACGTTAAAGCTCTAACCTTGGCCTTTGCTTTCCAGATGACTCCAGAAGCTAAAAACTATGCTATCTTCCTGACACCAGACTATGCTCAGTTTGCTTCAACTGCCGCATTTCCATTCCGTCTAATTACGCAGATTCCGCCTGATGCTATGGCAGTGGTGAAAGAATTTGTTGAGAAATAA